The following nucleotide sequence is from Primulina huaijiensis isolate GDHJ02 unplaced genomic scaffold, ASM1229523v2 scaffold43227, whole genome shotgun sequence.
ATATAGCAAACGTGAAGGGAGTTGCGGCTGATCTGAGTCACTGCAACACACCTTCGGTGGTTTCAGATTTTACTGGAGAATCCAATCTCCCCGATAGTTTGAAGGGTGCTGATGTCGTAGTCATACCTGCTGGTGTTCCAAGAAAGCCTGGTATGACCCGAGATGACCTATTTAACATAAATGCCAACATAGTGAAAACATTAGTCGAGGCTGTTGCTGACAACTGCCCTGATGCCTTGATTCACATCATAAGCAATCCAATAAATTCGACAGTTCCAATTGCTGCTGAGGTCTTGAAAGGGAAAGGGGTATATGATCCCAAGAAGCTCTTCGGTGTTACCACTCTTGATGTAGTTCGAGCAAATGCTTTTGTCGCTCAAAGAAAAAGCCTGAGGCTTATTGATGTTGATGTCCCGGTTATTGGTGGCCATGCAGGAGTTACTATCCTCCCCTTGTTGTCGAAGACCAAACCGTCCGTCACTTTTAGTGACGAAGAAGTGCAAGAACTGACTTTGAGGATTCAAAATGCTGGCACAGAAGTTGTGGAGGCCAAGGCTGGAGCAGGATCAGCCACTCTTTCAATGGCATATGCTGCAGCTCGGTTTGTTGAGTCGTCCCTCCGAGCTCTGGATGGCGATAGTGACGTCTACGAATGTGCTTATGTCCAGTCTGATCTTACCGAGCTGCCTTTCTTTGCCTCAAGAATTAAGCTTGGAAGAAATGGCGTGGAGGCTTTCATTCCATCGATCCTTCAAGAATTAACCGAGTACGAACAGAAGGCATTGGAAGCTCTAAAGCCGGAACTTAAGTCCAGCATTGAGAAAGGCGTAGCTTTTGGTCAGAAGCAGCCTGTCGCTGTTTAGAATTTAGTGCTTTGTGGAAGCAGTATctatcaagaaaaataaagggATGCAGCGTTACAGGTTTGTCGATGTATCTCAGAATCTGCATTCCAGTTTTGTAGGCAAGTTACTTGACAGTTTTTCCTGCTATTGTCATGTTTAAGTTTCTTCAGCTATAGAAAATGAGTATTTCGTTGAGCTCTGC
It contains:
- the LOC140969968 gene encoding malate dehydrogenase, chloroplastic-like, with translation MSPLVSQLNLYDIANVKGVAADLSHCNTPSVVSDFTGESNLPDSLKGADVVVIPAGVPRKPGMTRDDLFNINANIVKTLVEAVADNCPDALIHIISNPINSTVPIAAEVLKGKGVYDPKKLFGVTTLDVVRANAFVAQRKSLRLIDVDVPVIGGHAGVTILPLLSKTKPSVTFSDEEVQELTLRIQNAGTEVVEAKAGAGSATLSMAYAAARFVESSLRALDGDSDVYECAYVQSDLTELPFFASRIKLGRNGVEAFIPSILQELTEYEQKALEALKPELKSSIEKGVAFGQKQPVAV